The window TGTATGGCACTGTGCAGTTTTCACAATGTGAATTCATTCATGAAATCCACTCTAGATGCAGCGAACAGACATTGCTAACAGTTTCCCTCTTCGATTCCAAAAAAACATTGCTAACAAAGTCACTCTTAGCTGATTAGAGTTATATATCATCCCGATGTAAACTTGCACTAGGACCATATGCTAGTCTAACCATGTTCTATGTTTTCCAGACTATGGAAAATCCGCTGGAAAGGATTTTATGGACGTTCCAGAACTTGAGGGCTGTACAACAGACTGCAAATTTCGGCAAATTCCCAAGCATTATGTCGATATTTTCTTCACTGAGATTTGGTCCTCACATTGAAAAACTCAAAATTCAGGTAATATAAGATGCATCCTTGAACTTGTATGTCTCGGTTAACAGACAACCATTAATGGATTGAGTTGTTTAACTGCCACAGCAATCTTGGACTTCCTTTTGTAGGTAGTCAGGCGAGAAGTTGAAACTGACAATGACGATGCCATCGACCAAGATATTCTTGATGCACTGATATATGATGACCTATTTGCTAATCTCAAACATGTCTCGGTGGATGGTCCGCAGTACTTGCCAAATGACATGTGGTTTATGAAGTTTCTGCTATCAAAAGCAGGGCTGCTTGAATACCTTTTTGTCAGTTTCAACCATGGAGAAGAAACCAAAGCTTACGTGGAAGCATGTAAAGAGTTGGCAACGTGTGAAAAGGCGTCTCCCGAAGCTATGCTCATACTAAGCCCTAGAGACAAGCCTACCCCAGATATTTAAACCCCTAATCATGTTAGTTGTTGCATGCTTAAACCATAGATGATACCAGATGTGGTTTTCCTTTTTGAGGTGGACTTCACCAATTGCCATGTTTGTGACTTGTTGTTTCAGATGCTCATATGAACAATGCACAAGTAATACCTCACATCGCAATGTTGTGGATCGCTATGAATTTTTTAACATTGGATCTCTTGCTAGGAAACTGCTagacatttatttatttttaatcacAAAATTTATCTGTTGGGCCACATTGGAACCAGCTCTTAACTTGCAGAATTCCTTCCACCCACCCATGTTAGGCATGTTGCACGCTCGTGGTGTAATGTTTGCTtcttaaattggatcacttgtggtGTGCCATGATTTATTAGCACCCTACCCTGCTTATCGTACATAAGATTTCTTCCCAAGTCTTACCACAGGTGTGACTAATAATTTTCTCCCTACAAAAGTTGTGACTTGCTAACACATTTGATACAAAAAGTGTGGCAAATTTAGGCACCAACCAAACAGACTTGTTGTCTGAAGTCTTGTGTTCTCTGTCGTCTTTGATACTTGCACGTGCATTATTATGCCTCCCATCCTTATGCACAAACCAATTTTCAAATGCAAAAAACATGGAACACTAGACTTGCAACGCATTTTCTAGCCATCTACATCCTTATGTTTTTCCTCGACTTTGTGTTTGGAAGTTTGTAGAAGATTGGAACAATACTTGTTGAAGATAAATGTCTTTCCCCTTTTGCTGAAGGCCAAAAGTGTTTAGTTTGTTCTGATAGTAATCCGTACTCTTGGTATCCTAAGTCCTTGTACCATATATGGTCAGTAATAAGATAAAGTTTGTGGTCACTGGCCACAAGACCAATTTTTATCAGAATCTCAATCTAGTCCATACAACCCTATCATTAACTGGATCATGTTCAACATTGTATGGAGCCTCTCAAAATTATCCTAGAAGGAGTCTTTACTTGGTAGAATCTTAACCTGTAGAAATTCTAACAAAATTGTGATCGtgttcaacattttttttgagAATCACCGGGGGAGGAGTCCCTccacctgaatatattgctcaaaGTGGCCATAATGTTAGGAGAGtgatccagtttataaggaaaaccggaTCAAAAACCTTAACAAATTGACCCCGTTTTTGAGGAAAACCGAGCCAAAAACCAGACAAGTAACAAGTGTTACAAGAAAAGGAGAGGAACAGGACACCCAACATAAGGCAAGACCTAGCTAGCATACTAACAGGACCAGGTAGATGAGGGGTGCGTCGAGGGATCACAATACCAAGACTCTACAAACAGCCTAGCGCACCGCACCGGCGTGCGTATCAAACCCCACGGCACAACAAAGGAGCATCCACAATCAATGAGTGCCAAAGCTTAACACGAACCCTCTGCCAAAGCTTAACACGAACCTTGACTGAGCGCTCCGCCACGAAAGTTCAAGATGATTAGCAAGTCGGGGAGGCGTCATTGCATCGTCATTGAGCAAAGGTGAACCAAGACGAGACCAAGAGCCCGAAGCTCGCCTCAACAGAACAAGGTCATGAGCATGCATAGTAGCAGGCCGGAGACCACACGTAGGACAGCCAAAGAGAAACACCTGAAGAAGAACACACCATCCTCGGTCCTGAGcaggccgcaccaccaccaccaaacgcACCACCCACAACCACACACAACAACAGAAGTCGTTGTTTGGGTCTCCaagacgacgcctccaaggaggtagTGTTGTCGAGCACACAACACTGTCATCCGATCCGGCAAGCCCGATCTTGGGTTTTTACCCGGAGACCACAAACAAAGAACTGTAGGTGTTGTAGCTCCACGACATACCCCCTACAAGGAAAACGACGTCCGTAGATGCCGCTGCCACCTGCATCAACAGAGCTGATGCAGGGTTCTCACCCGGTGTTTGAGCACATCCCTACAGCAAGACGACAGtcgaccaccaccgccgtcgaaCCCTCCATCGATGAAGAAGCACGACGAACCGCCTCAGCCAGCCGCACCTCACAGAGACCACTAACGACCAAACTCAACACTAGACGCCAGATCCACCAATGGCCGGCCGGACGCAGAGCCACCGGATGCAACGCGAGCCACCGTGCCCCaccaagctgaaggaaatatgccctagaggcaataataaagttgttatttatatttccttatatcatgataaatgtttattattcatgctagaattgtattaaccagaaacttagtacatgtgtaatacatagacaaacagagtgtccctagtatgcctctacttgactagctcgttaatcaaagatggttaagtttcctagccatggacttgtgttgtcatttgatgaatggcatcacatcattagagaatgatgtgatgcactagacccatccgttagcttagcactatgattgtatagtttattgctattgctttcttcatgacttatacatgttcctatgactatgagattatgcaactccgaatACCgagggaacacttagtgtgctatcaaacgtcacaatgcaactaggtgattataaagatgctctacaggtgtctcctatggtgtttgttgagttggcatggatcgagattaggatttgtcactccgattgtcggagaggtatctctgggccctctcggtaatgcacatcactataagccttgcaagcaatgtgattaatgagttagttgcgggatgatgcattacggaacgagtaaagagacttgccggtgatgagattgaactaggtatgatgataccgacgatcgaatctcaggcaagtaacataccaatgacaaagggaacaacgtatgttgttgtgcggtttgacagataaagatcttcgtagaatatgtaggaaccaatatgagcatccaggttccgctgttggttattgaccggagatgtgtctcggtcatgtatacatagttctcaaacccgtagggtccgcacgcttaacgtttgatgacgatatgtattatgcgttatgtgatttgatgtaccgaaggttgttcggagtctcagatatgatcacagacatgacgaggagtttcgaaatagtcgagacataaagattcatatattgaaaggctacattcggacaccgaaatggttcgggtcgtttcggataagtttcagagtaccgggggttaccggaacctcctccgggaagttattgggcctcatgggcctaatggtggaagagaggaggcagcccaaggtgtggcgcgcgccccttctagcccaaaccgaattggactagggctaagccccccccccccctttccttctcttcttcctctccttccttctcctactaggactaggaaaggggggaacctactcctactaggagtaggatcccccccttgggcacgccccttgtggctggccctcctcctcctcccctcctttatatacgggggaggggggcaccccatagacacacatgttgatctttagctgtgtgcggtgccccctccacagttttctacctcggtcatattgtcgtagtgtttaggcgaagccctgcgccggtaacttgatcatcaccgtcaacacgttgtcgtgctgacgaaactcaccctcggcctcagctggatcaagagtacgagagaCGTCACCGAGGAGCTATGTGCATCCATTTCTATCAATTTCTAggacaagtaatttgggacggaggaagtatgaaGAGAAAGAGTGACTCCACACTACCAAAACAAACTAGTTATATAGCTCTACACACAACTGCACATACACTGTATAGCTCTCTCACAATTTATATAACATGGTGTGAAGAAAGAAAAGGAAGTACTCCAAAGTTGGAGCTATGTGCACAGTACTATAGATGTCATTGTCAGACAAGCAATGTGAAGTACACTCTCAATAACACGGTGGCCATTTACTTCAGAGTTGGAGCTTGTCGCTCTATGTTTCACAACACAGTACATCAGCACTGAGTTTCAACAACCATGCAAGCAATAGAGCAAAGCAATTGCATAGATCATGAGTTCACATCTCACAATAGTACTCTTCTGAGCACCAAACAGTTCATGGGAATTTAAGCACAACAAATTACAAGCAGATTGACACAATAATGTGGGAGACTTGCCGGTGTTGCAAACTTCAAGTGGCAGCGACCGTGGGGGGAGGGAACAGGGTTATCTCCACATTGTCATGAACACCCTGCAGAAGCATTTCACCGTCGTAGGTGACAACTTTCCTCTTCTTGGCGGCCCGCAAGGTGCCAACTAATGCTTCAAATATGTTTGCGCATCGGTCGTCATTGAAGAT is drawn from Triticum dicoccoides isolate Atlit2015 ecotype Zavitan chromosome 4A, WEW_v2.0, whole genome shotgun sequence and contains these coding sequences:
- the LOC119287028 gene encoding costars family protein, which codes for MNLGHVEEEVGKLREEIQRLGQQQPDGSYKVKFGVIFNDDRCANIFEALVGTLRAAKKRKVVTYDGEMLLQGVHDNVEITLFPPPTVAAT